In the genome of Octopus sinensis linkage group LG12, ASM634580v1, whole genome shotgun sequence, one region contains:
- the LOC115217851 gene encoding uncharacterized protein LOC115217851, which yields MGTVIGILFLIIIIFSIRCMMLRNRRSRSNASPLQDVDEDNCIPMQNSTPVHISEPSRRLPSSQPNSLDVNEDTYCTIPEQSYLELISEGPYKNSDSRTGRSARIHDSEVYAEPS from the exons ATGGGAACAG TTATTGGCATCTTATTTTTGATAATCATCATTTTCAGTATCAG ATGTATGATGCTCAGAAATAGAAGAAGCAGAAGTAATGCATCACCACTTCAAGATGTGGATGAAGATAACTGTATTCCTATGCAAAATAGTACTCCAGTTCATATCAGTGAACCCAGTCGAAGATTACCATCTTCACAGCCTAACTCTCTAGACGTTAATGAAGATACATATTGCACCATACCAGAACAATCCTATTTAGAGTTAATTTCTGAAGGTCCATATAAAAACAGTGATTCAAGAACAGGAAGGTCAGCTAGAATCCATGATAGTGAGGTATATGCAGAACCTTCATGA